In Luteolibacter sp. Y139, the following proteins share a genomic window:
- a CDS encoding DUF167 domain-containing protein: protein MEIRVLAVPNARAGEVIGWEDDPRAGRVLRVKVAAPPSEGKANAALREVLAKHFGVAKSQVILAKGSTSRVKVFTLPDGAGDGS from the coding sequence GTGGAGATCCGCGTCCTCGCCGTGCCGAACGCCCGTGCCGGCGAGGTCATCGGATGGGAAGATGATCCGCGTGCCGGGCGAGTGCTGCGAGTGAAAGTCGCCGCACCGCCGAGCGAGGGGAAGGCGAATGCCGCGCTGCGCGAAGTGTTGGCGAAGCATTTCGGCGTGGCGAAATCGCAGGTGATCCTCGCGAAGGGCAGCACCTCACGGGTGAAGGTATTCACGCTGCCGGATGGCGCTGGTGATGGATCATGA
- a CDS encoding SprT family zinc-dependent metalloprotease has protein sequence MAWLFRQWSINWGSNPRVAPPSGLRRQPAKVDGGLTEWCREKAEFLGLPELARKVNVTWNARMQTTAGRAWWPDRLIELNPKLKDQPPEEMWRTLRHELAHLVAYERAGRRRIEVHGAEWRAACAELGIPNEQPFHTLPFKRKRMKRNFGYVCPQCLTTIRRVKRITRVVACYACCRKYSGGLYDRRFQLLEEKL, from the coding sequence ATGGCGTGGCTGTTCCGTCAATGGTCAATCAACTGGGGAAGCAATCCCCGGGTCGCGCCTCCGTCCGGTCTTCGCCGGCAGCCCGCAAAGGTTGATGGTGGCTTGACGGAGTGGTGCCGTGAGAAGGCGGAATTCCTGGGTCTTCCGGAACTCGCGCGGAAGGTGAACGTGACGTGGAACGCGCGCATGCAAACGACCGCCGGTCGTGCGTGGTGGCCGGATCGCCTGATCGAACTCAATCCCAAGCTCAAGGATCAGCCGCCGGAAGAAATGTGGCGGACGCTCCGCCATGAGCTGGCCCATCTGGTGGCCTATGAACGTGCGGGCCGCCGCCGCATCGAGGTCCACGGCGCCGAGTGGCGCGCGGCGTGTGCCGAGCTTGGCATTCCCAACGAGCAGCCTTTCCACACGCTTCCCTTCAAGCGCAAGCGGATGAAGCGGAACTTCGGCTACGTCTGTCCGCAGTGCCTGACGACCATCCGGCGGGTGAAGCGCATCACCCGGGTCGTTGCGTGCTACGCCTGCTGTAGAAAATACAGCGGCGGCCTTTACGACCGCCGCTTCCAACTGCTGGAGGAGAAGCTGTGA
- a CDS encoding sulfatase produces the protein MTRLFLFLALCGIATAADRPNVLVFLVDDMGWQDTSVPFHHDTAGKPVPSDLNHRYRTPNMEKLAAQGMKFTRAYAHPVCTPSRITLMTGKNAARHRVTNWTSPDGTETGDNDVKNLRSPDGWGKTGISPDEKALPALLKQAGYRTIHCGKAHFGSKGAFGQYPQALGFEINIAGNEIGHPASYLAKQDFGKGSNHVTGLDKWQGKDGFLTDILTQEMSAAIEASVKDKKPFFAYMAHYAVHAPFMEDPRFAANYPDLPPAQRAYATLIEGMDRSLGDLLAKLDSLGIAENTFVLFLSDNGGDGPIPNNNDKPIISGNAPLRGKKGMRYEGGIRVPMIASWAKPGPANAFTIAPASHEDDLVALADVFPTLADLAGITDAKPWDGHDLLPYLKGDTTYHRPQWLVTHFPHGHNNDHFSILHEGQWKLIRNWADDSSELYDLANDLSESKNLATEQPGRAKAMAEELDRRLDEYGALRSKVVGKADQ, from the coding sequence ATGACGCGCCTCTTCCTGTTCCTCGCCCTGTGCGGCATCGCCACCGCCGCGGATCGGCCTAACGTGTTGGTTTTCCTCGTCGATGACATGGGCTGGCAGGACACCTCCGTCCCCTTTCATCACGATACAGCAGGCAAGCCGGTCCCTTCCGACCTCAATCACCGCTACCGTACGCCGAACATGGAAAAACTCGCGGCGCAGGGCATGAAATTCACCCGCGCCTACGCCCACCCGGTCTGCACGCCCTCCCGCATCACCCTCATGACCGGGAAAAACGCCGCCCGCCACCGCGTCACCAATTGGACCAGCCCCGACGGCACCGAAACCGGCGACAACGACGTGAAAAACCTCCGCTCGCCTGATGGGTGGGGCAAGACCGGCATCTCGCCCGATGAAAAAGCACTGCCCGCCCTCCTCAAGCAAGCCGGCTACCGCACCATCCACTGCGGCAAGGCCCACTTCGGCAGCAAGGGCGCCTTCGGCCAATACCCCCAGGCACTTGGCTTCGAAATCAACATCGCCGGCAACGAAATCGGCCACCCCGCCTCGTATCTCGCCAAGCAGGACTTCGGCAAAGGCTCGAACCACGTCACCGGCCTCGACAAGTGGCAAGGCAAGGACGGCTTTCTAACAGACATCCTCACGCAGGAGATGAGCGCCGCCATCGAAGCTTCCGTGAAGGACAAGAAGCCATTCTTCGCCTACATGGCGCACTACGCCGTCCACGCCCCGTTTATGGAAGACCCGCGCTTCGCCGCGAACTACCCCGACCTCCCACCCGCCCAACGCGCCTACGCCACCTTGATCGAAGGCATGGACCGCTCGCTCGGCGACTTGCTCGCGAAACTGGACTCACTCGGCATCGCGGAGAATACCTTCGTGCTCTTCCTCTCCGACAACGGAGGCGATGGCCCGATCCCGAACAACAACGACAAGCCCATCATCTCCGGCAATGCCCCGCTGCGTGGCAAGAAGGGCATGCGTTACGAAGGCGGCATCCGCGTGCCGATGATCGCCTCATGGGCAAAACCCGGACCCGCCAACGCCTTCACCATCGCCCCCGCCTCTCACGAAGACGACCTCGTCGCCCTCGCCGATGTCTTCCCCACCCTCGCCGATCTCGCCGGCATCACCGACGCCAAGCCCTGGGACGGCCACGACCTGCTGCCCTACCTGAAAGGCGACACTACCTATCATCGCCCGCAGTGGCTCGTGACCCACTTCCCCCACGGCCACAACAACGACCACTTCTCCATCCTCCACGAAGGCCAATGGAAGTTGATCCGCAATTGGGCCGACGACTCCTCCGAACTCTACGACCTGGCCAACGATCTCTCCGAGTCCAAGAACCTCGCCACCGAACAGCCCGGGCGCGCGAAAGCCATGGCCGAAGAGCTCGACCGGCGGCTGGATGAATACGGCGCACTACGGTCCAAGGTCGTCGGAAAGGCCGATCAATAA
- a CDS encoding DUF1800 domain-containing protein, whose product MLPAAPDEWTIQEAAHLLRRAGFGGSPKDIESFHALGRYKAVESLLAPTEPVDAFNLPAWATHDQALADMKERQEQFQEIRRATRDLSPEEAEKVRKEYRQKQQRTERQHGIEAQGWWFRRMLKTEAPLREKMVLFWHDHFATSLQKVKQPVLMVMQNELFRRNATGSFKELTHSILKDPAMMLYLDTQTSKKGQPNENFAREVMELFTLGEGNYTEPDIKEAARAFTGYSLNRLNGTVVHNKRQWDEGEKKIFGKSGKFDGDDVIDLLFAQEAAARYVPKKLWEYFAAEDPPEEGVDALAKSFKAADFKVEPLLREIFRSKAFYSDKIVRNQIKSPIQFLVQMFKELELESPPQGYTVNAQLQLGQVLFMPPNVAGWDWGKAWINTNTLLTRYNVAGFITKGAQESSQLADNGDAMMDQEMDKKQMRVANLLDRAQRTWAGPDYEKIAPRPLREDPEKLVDSLVQRFFQAPLGGKERGAFIEYAVSKKGAIFTNKEVGELCHLMLSTPHYQLD is encoded by the coding sequence ATGTTACCTGCTGCACCTGACGAATGGACAATCCAAGAAGCCGCGCACTTGCTGCGACGGGCTGGCTTCGGGGGATCCCCCAAGGACATCGAGAGCTTCCACGCGCTCGGCCGATACAAGGCTGTCGAAAGCCTGCTCGCGCCGACCGAGCCCGTGGACGCTTTCAACCTGCCGGCGTGGGCGACCCACGACCAGGCGCTGGCCGACATGAAGGAGCGGCAGGAGCAATTCCAGGAAATCCGCCGTGCGACGCGCGACCTTTCCCCGGAAGAAGCGGAGAAGGTTCGCAAGGAGTATCGACAGAAGCAGCAGCGCACCGAGCGGCAGCACGGGATTGAGGCGCAGGGCTGGTGGTTCCGTCGGATGCTGAAGACGGAGGCGCCGCTGCGGGAGAAGATGGTGCTGTTCTGGCACGATCATTTCGCCACCTCGCTCCAGAAGGTGAAGCAGCCGGTGCTGATGGTGATGCAGAACGAGCTATTCCGCCGCAACGCCACGGGCTCGTTCAAAGAGCTCACGCACTCGATCCTGAAGGATCCGGCGATGATGCTCTACCTGGACACGCAGACCTCGAAGAAGGGACAGCCGAACGAGAACTTCGCGCGTGAGGTGATGGAGCTCTTCACGCTGGGTGAGGGGAATTACACCGAGCCGGACATCAAGGAAGCGGCGCGTGCGTTCACCGGCTACAGTCTCAATCGCCTGAATGGCACGGTGGTGCACAACAAGCGGCAGTGGGATGAGGGTGAGAAGAAGATCTTCGGGAAGTCGGGCAAGTTTGACGGTGACGATGTGATCGACCTGCTGTTCGCGCAAGAGGCCGCGGCGCGTTATGTGCCGAAGAAGCTTTGGGAATACTTTGCCGCGGAGGATCCGCCGGAAGAAGGCGTGGATGCGCTGGCGAAGTCATTCAAGGCCGCGGATTTCAAGGTGGAGCCGCTGCTGCGGGAGATTTTCCGCTCGAAGGCTTTCTATTCGGACAAGATCGTCCGCAACCAGATCAAGAGCCCGATCCAGTTCCTGGTGCAGATGTTCAAGGAGCTGGAACTGGAGAGCCCGCCGCAGGGCTATACGGTGAATGCGCAGCTCCAGCTCGGGCAGGTGCTCTTCATGCCGCCGAACGTGGCGGGATGGGACTGGGGCAAGGCGTGGATCAATACCAACACGCTGCTGACCCGATACAACGTGGCCGGCTTCATCACCAAGGGCGCGCAGGAGTCCTCACAGCTCGCCGACAATGGCGACGCGATGATGGACCAGGAAATGGACAAGAAGCAGATGCGCGTGGCCAACCTTCTGGATCGTGCGCAACGAACCTGGGCTGGTCCCGATTACGAGAAGATTGCCCCGCGTCCTCTGCGGGAGGATCCCGAGAAGCTGGTGGACTCGCTGGTGCAGCGGTTTTTCCAGGCCCCGCTTGGCGGGAAGGAGCGCGGCGCCTTCATCGAATACGCCGTGTCCAAGAAGGGCGCGATCTTCACCAACAAGGAGGTCGGCGAGCTCTGCCACCTCATGCTGAGCACCCCGCATTATCAGCTCGACTGA
- a CDS encoding DUF1501 domain-containing protein translates to MKTRRDFLRSTILGASATWTVPMFVERTFADLHMGARDLATQPVTGKDGTILVVLQLAGGNDGLNTLVPYADDAYHSARPSLGKKEKEIIKLSDHVGLNGAMPFMGSLFKEGNLGVVQGVGYPNPNRSHFVSTSIWETADIQNRSSTGWIGRYFDNACDGADPTVGISLNKTQPESFGAAKNPGVCLSSPELYRWIHGGGEKAQAEEFFASLNSPEDDDNPVDGASIDMPAGGKVGGIEGESNLAFLERVAMDARVSSAKILELASKYKSKVNYEGTPISRSLNMVSRLIAGGMPTRVYYVSHGGFDTHNQQVNSHDRLLGQLDRALKSFFADLKEQGNDKRVVLMTFSEFGRRVSENASAGTDHGRASCMFLAGDAVKGGLFGAYPSLTELDQGDLKHNVDFRGVYASVLEGWLKTSSKPILRGDFAKLGMIG, encoded by the coding sequence ATGAAAACGCGACGTGACTTCCTCCGCTCCACGATTCTCGGTGCTTCGGCGACGTGGACCGTGCCGATGTTTGTCGAGCGAACCTTCGCCGACCTTCACATGGGTGCCAGGGATCTGGCGACCCAGCCGGTGACCGGGAAAGATGGTACGATCCTCGTCGTACTTCAGCTCGCGGGCGGCAATGACGGGCTCAACACGCTGGTGCCCTATGCCGACGATGCCTATCACAGTGCCCGCCCAAGTTTGGGGAAGAAGGAGAAGGAAATCATCAAGCTGAGCGATCACGTCGGCCTCAATGGCGCGATGCCCTTCATGGGGAGCCTGTTCAAGGAGGGCAACCTGGGCGTGGTGCAAGGGGTCGGCTATCCGAATCCGAACCGCTCGCACTTCGTGTCGACTTCGATTTGGGAGACGGCGGACATTCAGAACCGCTCCAGCACGGGGTGGATCGGCCGCTACTTCGACAATGCGTGCGATGGTGCCGATCCGACGGTGGGCATCAGCTTGAACAAAACGCAGCCGGAGTCCTTCGGGGCGGCGAAGAATCCGGGCGTGTGCTTGAGTTCGCCCGAGCTTTACCGGTGGATTCACGGCGGTGGCGAGAAGGCGCAGGCGGAGGAGTTCTTTGCCTCGCTCAATTCGCCGGAGGATGATGACAATCCCGTGGATGGCGCCTCGATCGACATGCCCGCGGGCGGCAAGGTGGGTGGCATCGAGGGTGAGAGCAATCTGGCCTTCTTGGAACGCGTGGCGATGGATGCGCGGGTCAGCTCCGCGAAGATCCTGGAGCTCGCGTCGAAGTACAAGTCCAAGGTGAACTATGAAGGCACGCCGATTTCGCGGAGCCTGAACATGGTGTCACGTCTCATCGCCGGTGGCATGCCGACGCGGGTGTATTATGTGAGCCACGGTGGCTTCGATACCCACAACCAGCAGGTGAACTCGCATGACCGCTTGCTTGGGCAGTTGGATCGCGCGCTGAAGTCATTCTTCGCGGACCTGAAGGAGCAGGGGAATGACAAGCGGGTGGTGCTGATGACGTTCTCGGAGTTCGGCCGCCGTGTTTCGGAGAACGCGAGCGCCGGCACCGACCATGGTCGTGCCTCGTGCATGTTCCTCGCCGGTGATGCGGTGAAGGGCGGGCTCTTTGGTGCCTATCCGAGCCTTACCGAACTCGATCAGGGTGACCTGAAGCACAATGTGGATTTCCGGGGCGTGTATGCGTCGGTGCTTGAGGGCTGGCTGAAGACATCGTCCAAGCCGATTCTGCGCGGGGACTTTGCGAAGCTGGGGATGATCGGGTGA
- the secA gene encoding preprotein translocase subunit SecA produces MIQWLFPKLLGGKDERELHRLRPIVSRINEIEEKLQREPAGKLLELTNSWREHLSRYHPLEVPTRVQLDLMTKAELETVADSIGKRFERLAREFSVPSVVNASVQGIESAKAAFLDVEENFAKPRAKYLDKILPEACAVVKNAARRLVGTEVPVNGHPQRWNMVHFDVQLLGGVAIHRGMIAEMQTGEGKTLVGTIPVFLNALTGLGVHLVTVNDYLAQRDSEWMGALYRSLGLTVGCLLNQMPPWQRREQYNCDITYGTNSEFGFDYLRDNGMASTKDEQVQRGHYFAVIDEVDSVLIDEARTPLIITGPAPDSSQIFEQQNNDVERLVKRQTELCNQLATEAKKLLEEGKNKEAGLVIYKLHLGQPRNRQFLRLMENPELRRLLESTELLFHRQMFKKDLLTLKEELFFAVDEKSREADLMEKGRRFLDPENPDSFTIPDSGAELSAIEANPDLNAEQKAIATTAVLKRREEQALRVHAINQLLKAHCLHERDVHYVIRDGKITIVDESTGREMEGRRWSDGLHQAVEAKERVKIERENRTYATITIQNYFRLYKKLAGMTGTASTEAAEFHDIYKLDVLPIPTNAKNLRVDENDQIFKTRREKYNAVVAKIEAAHAKGQPILVGTASVEASETVSRMLKRSKIPHTVLNAKFHEQEAEIVSRAGEKGAVTVATNMAGRGTDIKLGEGVAELGGLFIIGTERHFTRRVDRQLRGRCSRQGDPGRAQFYVSLEDDLMRNHAEPAQMAAMIERDGKGSSLGKLVETAQRTLEQRDYKGRKRVLDFDDVMNLQREIVYEYRNDVLGTGDMRRLVHEVISECVTAKVQEHLAESDSQEPDLRPLLGWLRQGLNLEVSEEELAAAGTARIAPLIEKKVRDAYDSSLAALPGERVDREERNLVISAIDGYWQEHLRDMDELREGVYLRAQGQKDPLIEYKIEGFELFATLMGSIKQQALLSLLRFSSAVAAHRAQG; encoded by the coding sequence ATGATCCAGTGGCTCTTCCCAAAACTTCTCGGCGGCAAGGATGAGCGCGAGCTCCATCGCCTGCGCCCCATCGTTTCCCGCATCAATGAGATCGAGGAAAAGCTCCAGCGCGAGCCGGCCGGGAAACTCCTCGAACTCACGAACTCCTGGCGCGAGCACCTCTCCCGCTACCATCCGCTCGAAGTCCCGACCCGGGTCCAACTCGATCTGATGACCAAGGCGGAACTCGAGACCGTCGCCGACTCCATCGGCAAGCGCTTCGAGCGTCTCGCCCGCGAGTTCTCCGTCCCATCGGTGGTCAACGCGAGCGTCCAGGGAATCGAAAGCGCCAAGGCCGCCTTCCTCGACGTCGAGGAAAACTTCGCCAAGCCACGCGCCAAGTATCTCGACAAGATCCTGCCCGAGGCCTGCGCCGTGGTAAAGAACGCTGCCCGCCGCCTCGTCGGCACCGAGGTCCCCGTCAATGGCCACCCGCAGCGCTGGAACATGGTGCACTTCGATGTGCAGCTGCTCGGCGGCGTCGCCATCCACCGCGGCATGATCGCGGAAATGCAGACGGGCGAGGGCAAGACGCTCGTCGGCACCATCCCCGTTTTCCTCAATGCCCTCACTGGCCTCGGCGTCCACCTCGTCACGGTCAATGACTACCTCGCCCAGCGCGACTCGGAGTGGATGGGCGCGCTCTATCGCTCGCTCGGCCTGACCGTCGGCTGCCTCCTGAACCAAATGCCGCCGTGGCAGCGCCGCGAGCAGTACAACTGCGACATCACCTACGGCACCAATTCCGAGTTCGGCTTCGACTACCTGCGCGACAATGGCATGGCCTCCACCAAGGACGAGCAGGTCCAGCGCGGCCACTACTTCGCCGTCATCGACGAAGTCGACTCCGTGCTCATCGACGAAGCGCGCACGCCGCTCATCATCACCGGCCCCGCGCCGGACTCGTCGCAGATCTTCGAGCAGCAGAACAACGACGTCGAACGCCTGGTGAAGCGCCAGACCGAACTCTGCAACCAGCTCGCCACCGAGGCGAAGAAGCTGCTGGAGGAAGGCAAGAACAAGGAAGCCGGCCTTGTGATCTACAAGCTTCACCTCGGCCAACCGCGCAACCGCCAGTTCCTCCGCCTGATGGAGAATCCGGAACTGCGCCGCTTGCTGGAAAGCACCGAGCTCCTCTTCCACCGGCAGATGTTCAAGAAGGATCTCCTGACCCTGAAGGAGGAGCTCTTCTTCGCCGTGGACGAGAAGTCCCGCGAGGCCGATCTCATGGAAAAGGGCCGCCGCTTCCTCGACCCCGAGAACCCCGACTCCTTCACCATCCCGGACTCGGGCGCCGAGCTCAGTGCCATCGAGGCCAACCCGGACCTCAATGCGGAGCAGAAGGCCATCGCCACCACCGCCGTGCTGAAGCGCCGCGAGGAGCAGGCCCTCCGCGTCCACGCCATCAACCAGCTCCTCAAGGCTCACTGCCTCCACGAGCGCGACGTCCACTACGTCATCCGCGATGGCAAGATCACCATCGTCGATGAAAGCACCGGCCGTGAAATGGAAGGCCGCCGCTGGTCGGATGGACTCCACCAGGCGGTCGAGGCGAAGGAACGCGTGAAGATCGAGCGTGAGAACCGCACCTACGCGACCATCACCATCCAGAACTACTTCCGCCTTTATAAGAAGCTGGCGGGCATGACCGGCACCGCTTCCACCGAAGCCGCCGAGTTCCACGACATCTACAAGCTCGACGTCCTGCCGATCCCGACCAACGCCAAGAACCTCCGGGTGGACGAGAACGACCAGATCTTCAAAACCCGCCGCGAGAAGTACAACGCGGTGGTCGCGAAGATCGAGGCCGCCCATGCCAAGGGCCAGCCAATCCTCGTCGGCACGGCCTCCGTGGAAGCATCCGAAACCGTCTCGCGCATGCTGAAGCGGTCGAAAATCCCGCACACGGTCCTCAACGCGAAGTTCCACGAGCAGGAAGCCGAGATCGTCTCCCGCGCCGGCGAAAAAGGCGCCGTCACCGTCGCCACCAACATGGCCGGCCGCGGCACCGACATCAAACTCGGCGAAGGCGTCGCCGAACTCGGCGGCCTCTTCATCATTGGCACCGAGCGCCACTTCACCCGTCGCGTGGATCGTCAGCTTCGCGGTCGTTGCTCCCGCCAGGGCGACCCCGGCCGAGCCCAGTTCTACGTCTCACTTGAAGACGACCTCATGCGGAATCACGCCGAGCCGGCGCAGATGGCCGCGATGATTGAACGCGATGGCAAAGGCTCATCCCTCGGCAAGCTCGTCGAGACTGCCCAGCGCACGCTCGAGCAGCGCGACTACAAGGGCCGCAAGCGCGTCCTCGACTTCGACGACGTGATGAATCTCCAGCGCGAGATCGTTTACGAATACCGCAACGACGTCCTCGGCACCGGCGACATGCGCCGCCTCGTTCACGAGGTCATCTCGGAATGCGTCACTGCCAAGGTGCAGGAGCACCTTGCCGAAAGCGACTCACAGGAGCCAGATCTCCGGCCGCTCCTCGGTTGGCTGCGCCAAGGGCTGAACCTGGAAGTCTCCGAAGAAGAGCTCGCCGCCGCCGGCACCGCACGCATCGCCCCACTCATCGAAAAGAAGGTCCGCGACGCCTACGACAGCAGCCTGGCAGCCCTGCCCGGCGAACGCGTGGACCGCGAGGAGCGCAATCTCGTTATCTCCGCGATCGACGGCTACTGGCAGGAACACCTCCGCGACATGGATGAACTCCGCGAAGGCGTCTACCTTCGCGCCCAAGGCCAGAAGGACCCGCTCATCGAGTACAAGATCGAAGGCTTCGAACTCTTCGCCACCCTGATGGGCTCCATCAAACAGCAAGCCCTCCTCAGCCTACTGCGCTTCTCCAGCGCCGTCGCTGCCCACCGCGCACAAGGATAA
- a CDS encoding DUF6807 domain-containing protein, translated as MKPLSFLVVLAATVLPVAAENVSAALDGDQVVIVAGDKEILRYQGEAGEFPRPDIKEIYRRGGYIQSIHTPSGKLVTDDFPPNHIHHHGVWSPWTHTEFEGRTPDFWNMGDGKGRVEFVKMDQMWSKDGRAGFKASHRFIDMMAKPEKVALLETWEVAVSSADKRYVIDMTITQTCATDSPLKLPEYHYGGLGLRGNRAWDGAENLKCLTASGLTDRLKVNTAKEPWCWVGGKVDGETCGVAILCHPSNFRAPQPIRVHPTEPFFCYAPQQGGDMAIEPGKPYVARYRLIVADGEPDAEALKKAATEYAAVK; from the coding sequence ATGAAGCCCTTGTCTTTTCTTGTCGTGCTGGCCGCCACGGTCCTGCCGGTTGCCGCGGAAAACGTCTCTGCCGCCCTGGATGGTGATCAGGTGGTGATCGTCGCGGGGGACAAGGAGATCCTCCGTTATCAGGGCGAAGCCGGTGAATTTCCTCGGCCCGACATCAAGGAGATCTACAGGCGGGGCGGCTACATCCAGTCCATTCACACGCCGTCCGGGAAGCTGGTGACGGACGATTTTCCGCCGAATCACATCCACCATCACGGGGTGTGGAGCCCGTGGACGCATACCGAGTTCGAGGGCCGGACGCCGGACTTCTGGAACATGGGCGACGGCAAGGGGCGGGTGGAATTCGTGAAGATGGACCAGATGTGGAGCAAGGATGGCCGGGCGGGATTCAAGGCAAGCCACCGCTTCATCGACATGATGGCGAAGCCGGAGAAGGTGGCGCTTTTGGAGACGTGGGAGGTGGCCGTTTCGAGCGCGGACAAGCGCTACGTGATCGACATGACGATCACCCAGACCTGCGCGACCGATTCGCCGCTGAAGCTGCCGGAGTATCACTACGGAGGTCTGGGCCTGCGCGGGAATCGCGCATGGGATGGTGCGGAGAACCTCAAGTGTCTCACCGCGTCCGGGCTCACCGACCGGCTGAAGGTGAACACGGCGAAGGAGCCGTGGTGCTGGGTAGGCGGGAAGGTGGACGGCGAGACCTGCGGGGTGGCGATCCTTTGCCATCCTTCCAACTTCCGTGCGCCGCAGCCGATCCGGGTGCATCCGACGGAGCCGTTCTTTTGCTACGCGCCGCAGCAGGGTGGTGACATGGCGATCGAGCCGGGGAAACCGTATGTCGCGCGCTACCGACTGATCGTTGCCGATGGTGAGCCGGATGCGGAGGCACTCAAGAAGGCAGCGACGGAGTATGCGGCGGTGAAGTAA
- a CDS encoding HAD-IB family hydrolase produces MTEELRAKMERGLGLFDLDGTLIAWDTQMLFADHVIRREGWRRAYLAFFAAFLPAAKILGDEGMKRVFLSYLWRADHAKIEGWARDFVAEFFPARCYGVMLEKLQRHRDAGHLTVLASASPEFYAKEVGRVLGFDLGLGTLVEWKGGMPLLPELRNHKGAEKVRRLSEIIGAPDGTWPKSHGYSDSSADLPMLNCCEENTLVNPSAKLTAIGEARGWEIQRPEKPWSGKAGHVGEVLRRITGI; encoded by the coding sequence GTGACGGAGGAACTGCGGGCGAAGATGGAGCGGGGGCTGGGGCTCTTCGACCTGGATGGGACGCTGATCGCGTGGGACACGCAGATGCTATTCGCCGATCATGTGATCCGGCGCGAGGGCTGGCGGCGGGCCTACCTGGCGTTCTTCGCGGCGTTCCTACCGGCGGCGAAGATCCTCGGGGACGAGGGGATGAAGCGCGTGTTCCTCAGCTATCTGTGGCGGGCGGATCACGCGAAGATCGAGGGCTGGGCGCGGGACTTCGTGGCAGAGTTCTTTCCGGCGCGCTGCTATGGGGTGATGCTGGAGAAGCTGCAGCGCCATCGCGATGCGGGGCACCTCACGGTGCTGGCGTCGGCGAGCCCGGAATTTTATGCGAAGGAGGTGGGGCGCGTGCTGGGATTCGATCTCGGGCTGGGCACGCTGGTGGAATGGAAGGGCGGGATGCCGCTATTGCCGGAGCTGCGGAATCACAAGGGGGCGGAGAAAGTACGACGACTCTCGGAGATCATCGGGGCGCCGGATGGGACGTGGCCGAAGAGCCATGGGTACTCGGATAGCTCGGCGGATCTGCCGATGCTGAATTGCTGTGAGGAGAATACGCTGGTGAATCCTTCGGCGAAGCTGACGGCGATCGGGGAGGCGAGGGGATGGGAGATTCAGCGGCCGGAGAAGCCGTGGAGCGGGAAGGCGGGGCACGTGGGGGAGGTGCTGAGAAGGATCACCGGGATCTGA
- a CDS encoding RNA polymerase sigma factor, giving the protein MPLPDPRSPLFLTTRWSMVLKAREDSSKGSMEALEFLCRTYWYPLYLYVRGVGRSPDDARDLTQEFFARLLEKNWLEAASAEKGRFRSFLLVAMKHFMAKEWRRLSALKRGGPKALLPLDTTDAEKRYAGEPVSSLAPDEIYERRWAMTLLDQALVRLETEFTAAGKAGEFAVMKHWLGAERGTIPYHELSASLGASEGAVRQSVHRMRKRFRAIFREAVSHTLAEGEDIDEELRHLVAILSKA; this is encoded by the coding sequence GTGCCCCTACCCGACCCGCGCTCACCGCTTTTCCTTACCACCCGCTGGTCGATGGTGCTGAAGGCACGGGAAGACAGTTCCAAGGGATCGATGGAGGCACTGGAGTTTCTCTGCCGCACCTACTGGTATCCCCTGTACCTCTACGTGCGAGGTGTTGGCCGCTCGCCGGATGATGCGCGGGATCTGACCCAGGAATTCTTCGCGCGGCTGCTGGAGAAGAATTGGCTGGAAGCCGCCTCTGCGGAAAAGGGGCGGTTCCGCAGTTTCCTCTTGGTGGCGATGAAGCATTTCATGGCGAAAGAATGGCGTCGCCTCTCCGCCTTGAAACGGGGCGGCCCCAAGGCCCTGCTACCGCTCGACACCACGGACGCCGAGAAGCGCTACGCCGGCGAACCGGTTTCCTCGCTCGCGCCGGACGAGATCTACGAGCGCCGATGGGCCATGACGCTACTCGACCAAGCCCTGGTGCGACTGGAGACGGAATTCACCGCAGCGGGAAAGGCGGGTGAGTTTGCGGTCATGAAGCACTGGCTCGGGGCCGAGCGCGGCACGATTCCTTACCACGAACTCTCCGCCAGCCTCGGTGCCAGCGAAGGCGCGGTGCGCCAGTCCGTCCACCGCATGAGGAAACGCTTCCGCGCCATCTTCCGCGAAGCCGTCTCCCACACACTCGCTGAGGGCGAGGACATCGACGAAGAGCTGCGCCATCTCGTGGCGATCTTGAGCAAGGCGTGA